A DNA window from Anastrepha obliqua isolate idAnaObli1 chromosome 5, idAnaObli1_1.0, whole genome shotgun sequence contains the following coding sequences:
- the LOC129249306 gene encoding uncharacterized protein LOC129249306 has product MDRNNGSNRYPPIRRAVQQQHQPNSLSLSSNNNQHLDNHRNSSQYSTSNHNTYSQQSSMSREPPTQHDELIRYIREAWTKVNEQNTPINYCQESDHQLKNFKPFNLEEYWDQRHFQNIRVSHGQQ; this is encoded by the exons TTCCAATCGGTACCCACCAATACGTCGTGCAGTCCAGCAGCAACATCAACCAAATTCGTTATCGCTCTCGTCGAATAATAATCAACATTTAGATAATCATCGGAATTCATCTCAATATTCCACTTCCAACCATAACACCTATTCACAACAATCCTCAATGTCCCGCGAACCGCCTACACAACACGACGAACTGATTCGATACATCAGGGAAGCATGGACAAAA GTAAATGAGCAGAATACGCCAATAAATTACTGTCAAGAATCTGATCatcaattgaaaaatttcaaacctttcaaCTTGGAGGAGTACTGGGACCAGCggcattttcaaaatattcgtgTGTCACATGGCCAACAATAA
- the LOC129247797 gene encoding 60S ribosomal protein L7, whose amino-acid sequence MTATAAAKKPEAKGKSSKKLPAVPESKLKYSKKVASKRATLIKRKLKRTAVVALRKRENLVRAEKYQAEYLRSERREIKLRRLAKKRGQFYVPAEAKLAFVIRIRGINKVAPKVRKVLQLFRLRQINNGVFIKLNKATINMLRIAEPYITWGYPNLKSVRELIYKRGYVKHNRQRVPITDNFVIERKLRKAHNIQCVEDLVHEIFTVGSQFKKASNFLWPFKLNTPTGGWRKKANHYVEGGDFGNREDKINRLLRKMV is encoded by the exons ATGACTGCCACCGCAGCCGCAAAGAAGCCCGAAGCAAAGGGCAAATCTTCCAAAAAGTTGCCTGCTGTCCCCGAGTCGAAGCTGAAATACAGCAAAAAAGTAGCTAGCAAACGTGCTACTTTGATCAAACGTAAACTAAAGCGTACTGCCGTGGTTGCGCTACGCAAACGTGAAAACTTGGTGCGTGCTGAGAAATACCAAGCCGAATATCTACGTTCGGAACGCCGTGAAATCAAGCTACGTCGTTTGGCCAAGAAACGCGGTCAATTTTATGTGCCTGCTGAGGCCAAATTGGCTTTTGTGATCCGTATTCGCGG TATCAACAAAGTTGCACCAAAAGTGCGTAAAGTTTTGCAGTTGTTCCGTCTGCGCCAGATTAACAATGGTGTGTTCATCAAATTGAACAAAGCTACAATCAACATGTTGCGTATTGCTGAACCCTACATTACCTGGGGTTATCCAAATCTGAAATCGGTTCGCGAATTGATTTACAAACGCGGTTATGTCAAGCACAATCGTCAACGTGTTCCCATCACCGACAACTTTGTGATCGAACGTAAATTGCGCAAGGCGCATAACATTCAGTGCGTTGAAGATTTGGTGCACGAAATTTTCACTGTTGGATCCCAATTCAAAAAGGCCTCCAATTTCCTGTGGCCATTCAAGCTGAATACTCCAACCGGTGGCTGGCGCAAGAAGGCTAATCACTACGTCGAGGGTGGTGATTTCGGTAACCGTGAAGACAAAATCAACAGATTGCTGCGCAagatggtttaa
- the LOC129247798 gene encoding RIP-like protein: MSLECPLNPVYRTSVEQKRHSKSAAKIYRYGSPKIRDQLRDKCRMRMREVRQAHFSRRRLADITEEIDLDKLMREELASLESDLRLQEEIYKELRDEMNDWLVQELEAEEACLMDAAYEDSNDITVICPICEQNNLSGTFSNEYQENIACFSCKCGVSFNYSAKPVELRKTLHAQIDVHEQKCEAKLTFFLEPQSVRNDGEIQTADAGVNNLCAICDKCDYFYSF, encoded by the exons ATGTCACTGGAGTGTCCTCTAAACCCTGTGTATCGCACAAGCGTCGAGCAGAAGCGACATTCGAAAAGCGCCGCCAAAATATATCGCTATGGATCACCAAAGATACGAGATCAGTTGCGAGAT aAATGTCGCATGCGGATGCGTGAAGTGAGGCAAGCCCATTTCAGCAGGCGTAGATTAGCAGATATAACTGAAGAA ATCGATCTAGATAAGTTGATGCGGGAAGAGCTTGCTAGCTTGGAAAGTGACTTGCGCTTGCAGGAAGAAATTTACAAGGAATTACGCGATGAAATGAACGACTGGTTAGTGCAGGAATTGGAAGCCGAGGAAGCCTGTTTAATGGACGCAGCTTATGAAGACAGCAATGATATAACTGTTATATGCCCCATTTGTGAACAGAATAATCTTTCTGGTACATTTTCAAATGAGTACCAAGAAAATATCGCCTGCTTTAGTTGCAAATGTGGCGTAAG CTTCAACTACTCGGCTAAACCTGTGGAACTGCGTAAAACACTCCATGCTCAGATAGATGTTCACGAGCAAAAGTGTGAGGCAAAACTCACTTTCTTTTTGGAACCGCAAAGTGTACGCAATGATGGAGAGATTCAAACTGCTGATGCGGGTGTAAATAATCTCTGTGCTATATGTGACAAATGTGactatttttatagtttttaa